Proteins from a genomic interval of Aspergillus flavus chromosome 7, complete sequence:
- a CDS encoding Fasciclin domain family protein: MKVHLWTVAATATLSSALFIPTSQQALKDLDLNNIDVNDKAALDDYLLQLSLLDAASEIQNSRLDDILPPIFDTVDAEDYDYDYFDDDDYDDAEYFPLDITELPPFSQLHPPHHPPSDKTIYELITESKYTTILAKLIKEDEELVHLLNSTEANHTFFAPTDDAFEKIPHHDDHKPPKELIRAFIKYHLVPGLWDARTVFHSHTLPTELESRALGDKLPQRLSVRAGWRGLTLNFYSRVVAPDIPGTNGLIHGISSVLIPPPTTKTLLDLVPTKFSTFDLAILKTNLTIPENTGKDTGKGHTIFAPSNTAFSKLGLKINAFLFSPYGQKYLLALLKYHIVPDRTLYSDVIYTEEGEIRPFGVKGFTHLDLPTLLGGRRLSVDVARFGPYASLKVNGFQRVAVADALGRDGNVHIVDQVLVPPKKVVEGATEWDEWNEELTVEDLKERLAAWVEDDQDDYDEGMELWAHAFDL; encoded by the exons CAGCAACCGCCACTCTCTCCTCGGCCTTATTCATTCCCACCTCCCAACAAGCCCTAAAAGACCTCGACCTCAACAACATAGACGTAAACGATAAGGCCGCCCTCGACGATTACCTCCTTCAACTCTCACTATTGGACGCCGCATCCGAAATACAAAACAGTCGCCTAGACGACATCCTCCCCCCGATCTTTGACACAGTAGACGCAGAAGACTACGACTACGACTACttcgacgatgacgactATGACGACGCAGAATACTTCCCCTTGGACATCACCGAGCTGCCTCCCTTCTCCCAACTACATCCCCCACACCACCCGCCCTCCGACAAGACCATCTACGAGCTCATCACTGAAAGCAAATACACCACCATCCTGGCGAAGCTTAtcaaagaagacgaggaacTAGTCCATCTCCTCAACTCGACAGAAGCAAACCACACTTTCTTCGCGCCCACAGACGACGCATTCGAGAAGATCCCGCACCATGACGACCACAAACCGCCCAAGGAGCTCATCCGCGCCTTCATCAAGTACCACCTCGTCCCGGGACTCTGGGACGCCCGCACCGTCTTCCATAGCCACACTCTGCCGACTGAATTGGAGAGTCGAGCATTGGGAGACAAGCTCCCGCAGAGACTATCCGTCCGAGCAGGCTGGAGAGGTCTAACGCTGAACTTCTATAGTCGGGTCGTAGCACCTGATATT CCCGGCACAAACGGCCTAATCCACGGTATATCCAGCGTCCTCATCCCACCCCCAACAACCAAAACGCTACTCGACCTAGTCCCCACAAAATTCAGCACCTTCGACCTCGCCATCCTCAAAACCAACCTCACCATACCCGAAAACACAGGCAAAGACACCGGGAAAGGCCACACGATCTTTGCCCCCTCCAACACAGCCTTCAGCAAACTCGGCCTCAAAATCAACGCGTTCCTGTTCTCGCCCTATGGCCAGAAATACCTCCTCGCTCTTCTCAAGTATCATATTGTTCCGGATCGGACGCTGTACTCGGATGTGATTTACACGGAGGAGGGCGAGATCCGGCCGTTTGGGGTCAAGGGGTTCACGCATTTGGATCTGCCGACGTTGTTGGGGGGTAGGAGGTTGAGTGTTGATGTGGCGCGGTTTGGGCCGTATGCTTCGTTGAAGGTTAATGGGTTTCAGCGGGTGGCGGTTGCGGATGCGTTGGGGCGGGATGGAAATGTGCACATTGTCGATCAGGTCTTGGTTCCGCCGAAGaaggtggtggagggggcGACGGAGTGGGATGAGTGGAACGAGGAGTTGACGGTGGAGGATCTGAAGGAGCGGCTTGCCGCgtgggtggaggatgatCAGGATGATTATGACGAGGGGATGGAGTTGTGGGCTCATGCCTTTGACTTGTAG